From the genome of Suricata suricatta isolate VVHF042 chromosome 3, meerkat_22Aug2017_6uvM2_HiC, whole genome shotgun sequence, one region includes:
- the PIGR gene encoding polymeric immunoglobulin receptor translates to MRLLFLSCLLAVFPVVSMKSPIFGPQEVSSVEGGSVTITCYYPATSVNRHTRKYWCRQGAKGRCLTLISSEGYVSKDYEGRANLTNFPENNTFVVNIGRLTQNDSGRYKCGLGISSRGLNFDVSLEVSRGPGVINDTEVYIADLGRTVTITCPFKPGNSEKRKSVCKKTGELCVLVIDSNGYVNPNYSNRGDLVIQGTSQLVFSFIIKRIQLSDAGMYVCQTGDDSSGDKRNIDLQVLKPEPELLYGDLRGSVAFDCSLGSDTTNVAKFLCQMSDGENCDVVINTLGKKAKDFEGRILLTTRDQGSFSVYITSLRKEDAGQYLCGAHSDGQPHEDWPFQAWQLFVNEETTMPHSPSVVKGVVDGSVAVLCPYNPKEADSIKYWCRWEDTQSGHCQELVESEGLVDEQYEGRLVLYKEPGNGTYTVILNQLTTEDAGFYWCLTNGDVRWRSTVELKIVEGEPSLKAPKNVTAFVGETFKLPCHFPCKYYAQEKYWCKWSNKGCKTLPTQDDGPSQAFVNCDQKSQIISLTLNPVTKEDEGWYWCGVKDGHRYGETVAVYVAVEKRVKGSQDVNLFNAAPGEEAVESSVREIEKKVIQDSGFSVEDRAAKDTGHPAGGSIASADASSSAGQGGSSKVLVSTLVPLGLVLALGAVVVGVLRARHRKNVDRISVRSYRTDISMSDFENSREFGANDNMGASHVTQETSLGGNDEFGATTENTTETEEPKKPKRSSREEADMAYTAFLLQTNNMAADVQGGPREA, encoded by the exons ATGaggcttctcttcctctcctgcctgctGGCTGTCTTCCCAG TGGTCTCTATGAAGAGTCCCATATTTGGTCCCCAGGAGGTGAGTAGTGTGGAAGGTGGCTCAGTAACCATCACATGCTACTATCCAGCCACCTCTGTCAACCGCCATACCCGGAAGTACTGGTGCCGGCAGGGAGCCAAGGGCCGCTGCCTAACCCTCATCTCTTCGGAGGGCTACGTCTCCAAGGATTATGAGGGCAGAGCCAACCTCACCAACTTCCCCGAGAACAACACATTTGTGGTGAACATTGGCCGTCTCACCCAGAATGACTCTGGACGCTACAAGTGTGGTCTGGGCATTAGTAGCCGAGGCCTGAACTTTGATGTGAGCCTGGAGGTCAGCCGGG GTCCTGGTGTCATAAATGACACTGAAGTCTACATAGCTGACTTGGGCAGAACAGTGACTATTACCTGCCCTTTCAAGCCTGGGAATTCTGAGAAAAGGAAGTCTGTGTGCAAGAAGACAGGCGAGCTCTGTGTCCTAGTCATTGACTCCAATGGGTATGTGAACCCCAACTATAGTAACAGAGGAGATCTCGTTATTCAGGGTACTAGCCAATTAGTGTTCAGTTTCATTATCAAACGAATCCAGCTCAGCGATGCTGGGATGTACGTCTGCCAGACTGGGGACGATTCCAGTGGTGATAAGCGCAATATTGACCTCCAAGTGCTGAAGCCTGAGCCTGAACTGCTTTATGGAGATTTGAGGGGCTCAGTGGCCTTTGACTGTTCCCTGGGCTCTGACACGACAAATGTGGCCAAATTTCTGTGCCAGATGAGCGATGGGGAAAACTGTGACGTGGTCATCAACACCCTGGGGAAGAAGGCTAAGGATTTTGAGGGCAGGATCCTGCTCACTACCAGAGACCAAGGCTCCTTCAGTGTGTATATCACCAGCCTGAGGAAAGAGGATGCAGGGCAGTACCTGTGTGGAGCTCACTCTGATGGCCAACCTCATGAAGACTGGCCCTTCCAAGCTTGGCAACTCTTTGTTAATGAAG AGACCACGATGCCCCATAGTCCCTCTGTGGTGAAAGGTGTGGTCGACGGCTCTGTGGCAGTGCTCTGCCCCTACAACCCTAAGGAAGCAGACAGCATAAAGTACTGGTGTCGCTGGGAAGATACTCAAAGTGGTCACTGCCAAGAGCTGGTAGAGAGTGAGGGGCTGGTAGATGAGCAGTATGAGGGCAGGCTCGTGCTATACAAAGAGCCAGGCAATGGCACCTACACGGTCATACTCAATCAGCTCACCACAGAGGATGCTGGCTTCTACTGGTGTCTGACCAATGGTGATGTTCGCTGGAGGTCCACGGTGGAGCTCAAGATTGTCGAAG gAGAACCAAGCCTCAAGGCACCCAAGAATGTAACTGCTTTCGTGGGAGAGACTTTCAAGCTCCCCTGCCACTTCCCGTGCAAATACTACGCCCAGGAGAAGTACTGGTGCAAGTGGAGTAACAAAGGGTGCAAGACCCTGCCCACCCAAGATGATGGCCCCAGCCAGGCCTTCGTGAACTGTGACCAGAAGAGCCAGATCATTTCTCTGACCCTGAACCCAGTTACCAAAGAGGATGAAGGCTGGTACTGGTGTGGGGTGAAGGACGGCCACCGATACGGAGAGACCGTTGCTGTCTACGTGGCCGTCGAGAAGAGGGTAAAAG GGTCCCAAGATGTCAACCTATTTAATGCTGCTCCTGGCGAAGAGGCAGTAGAGTCAAGTGTCAGGGAGATTGAGAAGAAAGTGATTCAGGATTCTGGGTTTTCTGTGGAGGACAGAGCAGCGAAGGATACTGGACACCCCGCTGGTGGAAGCATAGCATCCGCGGATGCGAGCAG CTCTGCAGGACAAGGCGGGAGCTCCAAAGTGCTTGTgtccaccctggtgcccctgggcCTGGTGCTGGCACTGGGGGCTGTGGTAGTGGGGGTGCTCAGAGCACGGCACAGGAAGAATGTCG ACCGGATTTCAGTTAGAAGCTACAGGACGGACATTAGCATGTCGGACTTTGAGAACTCCAGGGAGTTTGGTGCCAATGACAACATGGGAGCCTCTCACGTCACTCAGGAAACATCTCTTGGAGGAAATGATG AGTTTGGCGCTACCACTGAGAATACCACGGAGACGGAAGAACCCAAGAAGCCAAAAAGG TCCTCCAGGGAGGAAGCTGACATGGCCTACACTGCCTTCCTGCTCCAGACCAATAACATGGCTGCCGATGTCCAGGGGGGCCCCAGAGAAGCCTAG